From one Plantibacter flavus genomic stretch:
- a CDS encoding type II toxin-antitoxin system PemK/MazF family toxin: MSTFTSIIRRVANALLGPSTRAASSAVRTAGLATPPTTTAASPGRSGRTATVEVDPRTVGAVSIDYAPAVDGDPDPGEIVWTWVPYEERDGRGKDRPVLIVARSTGGWVLAVQLTSKDHSQDGEFVPLGTGGWDSAGRPSWANLDRVFRVHPDGMRREAAQVPRDRFARVANGLRSRYGWR; the protein is encoded by the coding sequence GTGTCAACCTTCACCTCGATCATCCGTCGCGTCGCGAACGCACTCCTGGGCCCCTCCACCCGCGCCGCCTCCAGTGCGGTGCGGACCGCCGGCCTCGCGACGCCACCGACCACCACCGCCGCTTCACCCGGACGCTCGGGCCGGACGGCGACGGTCGAGGTCGATCCGCGGACGGTGGGCGCCGTGTCGATCGACTACGCCCCGGCTGTCGACGGCGATCCCGACCCAGGCGAGATCGTCTGGACCTGGGTGCCGTACGAGGAGCGCGACGGACGTGGCAAGGACCGCCCGGTGCTCATCGTGGCGCGCTCGACCGGAGGCTGGGTGCTGGCGGTGCAGCTGACGAGCAAGGATCATTCGCAGGACGGTGAGTTCGTGCCGCTCGGCACCGGCGGATGGGACAGCGCCGGCCGTCCGAGTTGGGCGAACCTCGACCGCGTCTTCCGCGTGCACCCCGACGGCATGCGACGGGAAGCGGCTCAGGTCCCGCGGGATCGCTTCGCCCGAGTCGCCAACGGGCTCCGGTCGCGGTACGGGTGGCGCTGA
- a CDS encoding glycosyltransferase family 2 protein, with protein MTVETHETAVHPPMTVDVVVPVKDDAALLRRCLRSLRAQHTGPASIIVVDNGSRDRADVAAIAERYCAVLIDEPMPGIPAANAAGFDHATATVVARLDADCVPPPDWLTRITEAFATDPELEALTGPAVFIDGPRPLRAPLAGLYLGAYRLFVGAALAQVPIFGSNCAIRRETWEQIAETVHREDAELHDDLDVSAHLGLHRRVRYDRSLKMGISMRPFTDAGSLALRMRRGWTTLRVHWPEDLPAVRWLQRSTRLRSGPPGAIRR; from the coding sequence ATGACGGTCGAGACGCACGAGACCGCAGTCCACCCGCCCATGACCGTGGACGTGGTCGTTCCGGTGAAGGACGACGCCGCGCTCCTGCGCCGCTGTCTGCGCTCCCTGCGCGCGCAGCACACCGGACCCGCATCGATCATCGTCGTCGACAACGGCAGCCGCGATCGTGCCGACGTCGCGGCCATCGCCGAGCGGTATTGCGCGGTCCTCATCGATGAGCCGATGCCCGGTATCCCCGCGGCGAACGCAGCCGGCTTCGACCACGCGACGGCGACGGTCGTCGCGAGACTCGACGCGGACTGCGTGCCGCCGCCGGACTGGTTGACCCGGATCACCGAGGCGTTCGCGACGGACCCGGAGCTGGAGGCGCTCACCGGCCCCGCCGTCTTCATCGACGGTCCCCGCCCGCTCCGAGCACCGCTCGCCGGCCTCTACCTCGGGGCGTACCGGCTCTTCGTCGGGGCCGCCCTCGCCCAGGTCCCGATCTTCGGGTCCAACTGTGCGATCCGACGCGAGACGTGGGAGCAGATCGCCGAGACGGTGCACCGCGAGGATGCGGAACTGCACGACGATCTGGACGTGTCGGCCCACCTGGGTCTGCACCGACGCGTGCGCTACGACCGGTCGCTCAAAATGGGGATCTCGATGCGCCCGTTCACCGATGCCGGTTCACTCGCCCTCCGGATGCGTCGCGGCTGGACCACCCTGCGTGTGCACTGGCCGGAGGATCTGCCCGCCGTCCGATGGCTCCAGCGCAGCACACGACTGCGCAGCGGTCCACCGGGTGCGATTCGTCGCTGA
- a CDS encoding glycosyltransferase — MDTMVVDVSVEVVLLARLLGVPTVVMAQPGHRDDEPHALAFRAASTIIAPWPQGVLQLEHLRPVQDKVVYTGGISRFEGRERMSAEAGRSGVLLLAGAGGSAVSRDAVEEAVRASGRDWTSLGTGAGSVWSDDPWDALCRAEVVVSWAGQNAIADLAAAGVTAVVVPQERPFDEQVSTARALEANELAVVRASWPDAADWPAVLDRAAELDPDWSRWQVAGAARRAAEAIEAVAAGDNARGGR; from the coding sequence ATGGACACGATGGTGGTGGACGTCTCCGTCGAGGTGGTGCTCCTCGCACGCCTGCTCGGTGTCCCCACCGTCGTCATGGCACAGCCGGGCCATCGCGACGACGAGCCGCACGCGCTCGCCTTCCGTGCGGCGTCGACGATCATCGCCCCATGGCCTCAGGGTGTGCTGCAGCTGGAGCACCTGCGTCCCGTGCAGGACAAGGTGGTGTACACCGGCGGCATCAGTCGCTTCGAGGGACGGGAGCGGATGTCCGCGGAAGCCGGGCGCAGCGGGGTGCTCCTCCTCGCCGGTGCCGGGGGTTCCGCGGTATCACGGGATGCCGTGGAGGAAGCCGTACGCGCCAGCGGTCGCGATTGGACCTCGCTCGGCACCGGTGCCGGGTCTGTCTGGTCCGACGACCCGTGGGACGCGCTCTGCCGGGCGGAGGTGGTGGTGTCGTGGGCCGGTCAGAACGCGATCGCCGATCTCGCCGCGGCCGGCGTCACGGCCGTCGTGGTCCCACAGGAACGCCCGTTCGACGAGCAGGTGTCCACCGCCCGTGCACTTGAAGCCAACGAGCTGGCGGTCGTGCGGGCGTCCTGGCCCGACGCTGCCGACTGGCCGGCCGTCCTCGACCGGGCTGCGGAGCTCGACCCCGACTGGTCGCGTTGGCAGGTGGCGGGCGCCGCCCGACGGGCGGCTGAGGCGATCGAGGCGGTCGCGGCCGGCGATAATGCAAGGGGTGGGCGATGA
- a CDS encoding ATP-binding protein, with amino-acid sequence MSRSTDTDTLLDLVEQWRIERMQVINWGGFDGYRSVDFASRATLISGASGTGKSSLMDAYLAVMMPSDVPFNGASNDAAVGRARNPDQRNLLTYLRGKVDSARDPQTGAMRDINLRGTDQLTWGAVAVTFLNDDDRRFTVVRAYLVPRRALRTGDLSMTMATVDGPFELMDLEAFVPKRFDAGELQGRIPGFVVRDTYAELSYTLHTRLGIGAGGDGGRAMRLLARIQAGQHLPTVDGLYKSMVLERPSTYDAADRALSHFEALDEAYLAMETESRKARVLERLGELRRDYEDGHRAAADLERLGFTEDGTTPFTVWRSRAHEALLDEAVSRNRREKLEAGATLEAARARAAAAGVRVRELERQVSEQGGSALRRAEERREAAEATHAEVARARSLFDERTEVLDDPIEDEASFRRALGRSEDFLADDDTALDAIETDRAQLHREAFPLEERNTELRRELQSLRGRDGAVPDRLHRARLALAEAAGLDPEQLPFVAELIDVAPAYAAWRPAIEVTLHGLARTVLVDEEHLDAFGRAIDAVRIPVRLQFEGVPLHEPSSPDAGDPAFISGRVTYRTSPFSTWIEQRVTSDRIDARCVETPSELSGGGRRVTVNGQLRDGRRGSHGDTGGAPILGFTNEARIASIEAETADIRGRLEVIAGRQAGIQQRLSRREAERAAHRYRLDTEWARIDVAGAAALRDAAAAELERLLDASDVLQELQGSVAAAQRELDAANAERFPAEDRVRRLDEEHGVLVDQQDAATTVIDRFERSEVEEVSPADVERIEAALAAVGGVPSLGGFGDAMKRLRARLGDELSSAVRQAEQAALAQVHVFEQYQSIWHDPNLGTTLESYGDYRAILDGILGTGLPERRQEWRRRLSQWSGEDLVPLSSAFDSAVEEIEDRLVPVNDILRDLPFGPAHDRLKIVLRRVHREEASAFRRELRALSSEVTANLGDDELEARFQRLRRFMESMRDTGAGAQSTRDQVLDVRRHVEITAVRYDTSGQDVSVYSSLGDKSGGETQELVAFIVGAALRYQLGDEDRPRPRFAPVLLDEGFIKADSEFAGRAVVAWLRLGFQLVIGAPLDKVTALEPYMDRLLSIRKDPQTRHAWVAEIERSAPAEPLERVG; translated from the coding sequence ATGAGCCGCTCCACGGACACCGACACCCTGCTGGACCTCGTCGAGCAGTGGCGCATCGAACGGATGCAGGTCATCAACTGGGGTGGGTTCGACGGGTACCGATCGGTCGATTTCGCCTCCCGCGCGACGCTCATCTCCGGCGCTTCCGGAACCGGGAAGAGCTCGCTCATGGACGCGTATCTCGCGGTCATGATGCCGTCGGACGTGCCGTTCAACGGAGCCTCCAACGACGCGGCGGTCGGACGGGCGCGGAATCCCGACCAGCGCAACCTGCTCACGTATCTCCGCGGCAAGGTCGACTCGGCACGGGACCCGCAGACCGGGGCGATGCGCGACATCAACCTGCGCGGCACGGATCAGCTCACCTGGGGTGCCGTGGCGGTGACGTTCCTCAACGACGACGACCGTCGCTTCACCGTCGTGCGCGCCTACCTCGTCCCGCGACGTGCGCTGCGCACCGGTGACCTGTCGATGACCATGGCGACCGTCGACGGGCCGTTCGAGCTCATGGACCTCGAGGCGTTCGTGCCGAAACGGTTCGACGCCGGTGAGCTCCAGGGTCGCATCCCCGGATTCGTCGTCCGCGACACCTACGCGGAGCTGTCCTACACGCTGCACACTCGTCTCGGCATCGGTGCCGGTGGCGACGGTGGACGGGCGATGCGTCTGCTGGCCAGGATCCAGGCGGGCCAGCACCTGCCGACGGTCGACGGCCTGTACAAGTCGATGGTGCTGGAGCGTCCGAGCACGTACGACGCGGCCGACCGGGCGCTGTCGCACTTCGAAGCGCTCGACGAGGCGTACCTCGCGATGGAGACCGAGAGCCGTAAGGCTCGGGTGCTCGAGCGGCTCGGTGAGCTGCGTCGCGACTACGAGGACGGGCACCGGGCGGCGGCCGACCTCGAGCGCCTCGGCTTCACCGAGGACGGCACGACCCCCTTCACCGTCTGGCGCAGTCGCGCACACGAGGCATTGCTCGACGAAGCGGTCTCCAGGAACCGGCGGGAGAAGCTCGAGGCCGGGGCCACGTTGGAAGCGGCGCGGGCACGAGCTGCTGCCGCAGGTGTCCGCGTCCGCGAGCTCGAGCGTCAGGTGTCGGAGCAGGGCGGGAGCGCGCTGCGGCGTGCCGAGGAACGCCGTGAGGCCGCGGAGGCGACGCACGCCGAGGTGGCACGAGCCAGGTCGCTGTTCGACGAGCGCACCGAGGTCCTCGACGATCCGATCGAGGATGAAGCCTCGTTCCGGCGTGCGCTGGGCCGCAGTGAGGACTTCCTCGCCGACGACGACACCGCGCTCGACGCCATCGAGACCGATCGCGCCCAGCTGCATCGCGAAGCGTTCCCCCTCGAGGAGCGCAACACCGAGCTCCGCCGTGAGCTGCAGTCGCTTCGCGGCCGTGACGGCGCGGTCCCCGATCGACTCCACCGGGCGAGGCTCGCCCTCGCCGAGGCGGCCGGACTCGATCCCGAACAGCTGCCGTTCGTGGCCGAGCTCATCGACGTCGCTCCCGCCTATGCCGCCTGGCGTCCCGCGATCGAGGTCACCCTCCACGGTCTCGCGAGGACCGTCCTCGTCGACGAGGAACACCTCGACGCGTTCGGCCGCGCGATCGACGCCGTCCGGATCCCGGTCCGCCTGCAGTTCGAGGGTGTCCCGCTGCATGAGCCGTCCTCCCCGGACGCGGGCGACCCCGCGTTCATCTCCGGCCGCGTCACGTACCGCACCTCCCCGTTCAGTACGTGGATCGAGCAGCGCGTCACCTCGGACCGGATCGACGCGCGGTGTGTGGAGACACCGTCGGAGCTCTCGGGCGGAGGTCGCCGCGTGACCGTGAACGGCCAGCTGCGTGACGGCCGCCGCGGCTCTCACGGCGACACGGGCGGCGCACCGATCCTCGGCTTCACCAATGAGGCGCGGATCGCGTCGATCGAGGCGGAGACGGCCGACATCCGCGGGCGACTCGAGGTCATCGCCGGTCGACAGGCCGGGATCCAGCAGCGGCTGTCGCGTCGTGAGGCCGAGCGGGCCGCCCACCGGTACCGACTCGACACCGAGTGGGCCCGGATCGACGTCGCCGGTGCAGCAGCGCTTCGTGACGCCGCCGCGGCCGAGCTGGAGCGTCTACTCGACGCCAGTGACGTCCTGCAGGAGCTTCAGGGCTCGGTGGCGGCCGCCCAACGTGAACTCGACGCCGCCAACGCGGAGCGGTTCCCGGCCGAGGACCGTGTCAGACGCCTCGACGAAGAGCACGGGGTGCTCGTCGATCAGCAGGACGCGGCGACGACGGTCATCGACCGCTTCGAGCGCTCCGAGGTGGAGGAGGTCTCCCCCGCCGACGTCGAGCGGATCGAAGCCGCCCTCGCAGCGGTGGGAGGCGTGCCGTCACTCGGTGGGTTCGGCGATGCGATGAAGCGGCTCCGCGCCCGGCTCGGTGACGAGTTGTCGTCGGCCGTCCGCCAGGCGGAGCAGGCCGCGCTCGCACAGGTGCACGTGTTCGAGCAGTACCAGTCGATCTGGCACGACCCCAACCTCGGCACGACGCTCGAGTCCTACGGCGACTACCGGGCGATCCTCGACGGCATCCTCGGCACCGGTCTCCCCGAGCGCCGCCAGGAGTGGCGCCGCCGGCTGTCCCAATGGAGCGGCGAGGACCTGGTCCCCCTCAGCAGCGCGTTCGACAGCGCCGTCGAGGAGATCGAGGACCGCCTGGTCCCGGTCAACGACATCCTGCGCGACCTGCCGTTCGGACCGGCGCACGATCGTCTCAAGATCGTCCTCCGCCGGGTGCATCGCGAGGAGGCCTCCGCCTTCCGGCGCGAGCTGCGCGCCCTGTCGAGCGAGGTCACCGCGAACCTCGGCGACGACGAGTTGGAGGCCCGGTTCCAGCGGCTCCGCCGGTTCATGGAGTCGATGCGCGACACGGGCGCCGGCGCCCAGTCGACCCGCGACCAGGTGCTCGACGTGCGCCGTCACGTCGAGATCACCGCCGTACGGTACGACACGTCGGGGCAGGACGTCAGCGTCTACTCCTCGCTCGGCGACAAGAGCGGTGGCGAGACCCAGGAGCTCGTCGCGTTCATCGTCGGCGCCGCCCTGCGCTACCAGCTCGGTGACGAGGACCGCCCACGTCCGAGGTTCGCGCCGGTGCTGCTGGACGAGGGCTTCATCAAGGCGGACTCGGAGTTCGCCGGCCGCGCAGTGGTCGCCTGGCTGCGGCTCGGCTTCCAGCTCGTCATCGGTGCGCCGCTCGACAAGGTGACGGCGCTCGAGCCCTACATGGACCGGCTCCTGTCGATCCGGAAGGATCCGCAGACCCGACACGCCTGGGTCGCCGAGATCGAGCGGTCGGCCCCGGCCGAGCCGCTCGAACGCGTCGGATAG
- a CDS encoding DUF4194 domain-containing protein: MTSETDPTVTATTDSTSVDLTTDGLDAFAPAEAPVADPDDDSFALFEGDEGRLDAAQRRALVALLKHRYVSPALQPAEWRTVLESESLLRSRLNELFLELEVDRSAEVAFKRQAGSESGRRPFPTLLHDTSYSREETILLVYLRTRLRTELANGARAAIVEHDELLGFVASFRPEHATDRARDDGRVERAIDKLLTARVLLRTKDARRHRIASVVETLLPLERLQELLEWLETQTAAVDPASEQPRTDADADSDDEPDGTVAESQDSPDDQTQPQAAEDDR; this comes from the coding sequence ATGACCTCCGAGACGGATCCCACCGTGACGGCGACGACCGATTCGACGTCGGTCGACCTGACGACGGACGGACTCGACGCCTTCGCACCCGCCGAGGCGCCGGTCGCCGACCCGGATGACGACTCGTTCGCCCTCTTCGAAGGGGACGAGGGACGCCTCGACGCCGCTCAACGTCGTGCGCTGGTCGCTCTGCTGAAGCACCGCTACGTCAGCCCCGCGCTCCAGCCTGCCGAGTGGCGGACGGTCCTCGAGTCCGAGTCGCTGCTGCGGTCCCGCCTCAACGAGCTGTTCCTGGAGCTCGAGGTGGACCGCTCGGCCGAGGTCGCATTCAAGCGCCAGGCGGGCTCGGAGAGCGGGCGGCGTCCCTTCCCGACCCTGCTGCACGACACCAGCTACAGCCGCGAGGAGACGATCCTGCTCGTCTACCTGCGGACGCGTCTCCGGACCGAACTGGCCAACGGCGCACGGGCCGCGATCGTCGAACACGACGAGCTCCTCGGCTTCGTCGCGAGTTTCCGGCCCGAGCACGCCACTGATCGCGCCCGCGACGACGGACGCGTCGAGCGCGCGATCGACAAGCTGCTGACCGCGCGCGTCCTGCTGCGGACCAAGGACGCCCGCCGCCACCGGATCGCGTCGGTGGTGGAGACGCTCCTCCCCCTCGAGCGCCTCCAGGAACTCCTGGAGTGGCTCGAGACGCAGACCGCAGCGGTCGATCCGGCCTCCGAACAGCCGCGAACCGATGCCGACGCGGACTCGGACGACGAGCCCGACGGCACCGTGGCCGAGTCGCAGGACTCCCCCGACGACCAGACCCAGCCACAAGCAGCAGAGGACGACCGATGA
- a CDS encoding DUF3375 domain-containing protein, translated as MGEIDGEFGRVRDALERPAIRLLSRPTAPAVVAIFRTTFGRDVQFVAADRFHLQVEEYLGELAARGARIPAGGDERGGGRSLCREWVHDQWLVRTSTDDGEEQYSLTSHALEAVSLVDGLAHDRALISESRLTMILDSVRRWALQADPDRDEHLRRIDAQLAELQAERERVAAGGTVVAASDDRMQDGYANIADLIRQLPSDFRRVEESVIAMHRRIVEDFRNDTRPIGEILDDYLRRTDELMTATAEGRAFEGAFELLRNDDLLQDLKRDLSTILDHPFSARLGPAELRGFRGAVGIIRQGIDDVLAQRRRLTATLRDHIVHHDVVQDRELDTTLRALNQRLGIWMRTAGPRASVDLPLLPETIDIEHLRERFYDPDVEVAPPPIATSVERIDGAAMSLDTLRSQGGPLLDELRAGLLDAVTSGAEDAHAAFSALDPELRRPVELFGLVHLMTQLGTYDEQAPRRRYETVRPDGTTTGFELPAFPLGEAGVAALTRATTTTTTVPADQAGRGTE; from the coding sequence GTGGGAGAGATCGACGGAGAGTTCGGCCGCGTCCGGGACGCGCTGGAGCGTCCCGCGATCCGGCTCCTGAGTCGCCCGACCGCACCGGCGGTGGTCGCGATCTTCCGCACCACGTTCGGCCGCGACGTCCAGTTCGTCGCAGCGGACCGCTTCCATCTGCAGGTCGAGGAGTACCTCGGCGAACTCGCGGCTCGCGGTGCTCGGATCCCGGCCGGCGGCGATGAACGCGGTGGCGGACGGTCCCTCTGCCGGGAGTGGGTGCACGACCAGTGGCTCGTCCGGACGAGCACCGACGACGGCGAGGAACAGTACTCGCTCACCTCGCACGCGCTCGAAGCGGTCTCGCTCGTCGACGGCCTCGCACACGACCGCGCCCTCATCAGCGAGTCGCGCCTGACCATGATCCTCGACTCGGTGCGCCGATGGGCGCTGCAGGCCGACCCGGACCGTGACGAGCATCTGCGTCGTATCGACGCGCAGCTCGCCGAGCTCCAGGCGGAACGCGAACGGGTCGCGGCCGGTGGCACCGTCGTGGCGGCGAGCGACGACCGGATGCAGGACGGCTACGCCAACATCGCCGACCTCATCCGTCAGCTCCCGAGCGACTTCCGCCGGGTCGAGGAGTCGGTCATCGCGATGCACCGGCGGATCGTCGAGGACTTCCGGAACGACACCCGACCGATCGGCGAGATCCTCGACGACTACCTCCGGCGCACCGACGAGCTGATGACGGCGACGGCAGAGGGTCGGGCCTTCGAGGGCGCTTTCGAGCTCCTCCGCAACGACGATCTGCTCCAGGACCTCAAGCGCGACCTTTCCACGATCCTCGACCACCCCTTCTCGGCCAGGCTCGGGCCCGCGGAGCTCCGTGGCTTCCGGGGTGCCGTCGGGATCATCCGACAGGGGATCGACGACGTCCTCGCGCAGCGTCGGCGGCTCACCGCGACGCTCCGTGACCACATCGTGCATCACGACGTCGTGCAGGACCGCGAGCTCGACACGACCCTGCGAGCATTGAACCAGCGCCTCGGCATCTGGATGCGGACCGCGGGACCACGCGCCTCCGTCGACCTGCCGCTCCTCCCCGAGACCATCGACATCGAGCACCTGCGCGAGCGGTTCTACGATCCGGACGTCGAGGTCGCACCGCCGCCGATCGCGACGTCCGTCGAACGGATCGACGGCGCGGCGATGTCGCTCGACACCCTCCGGTCGCAGGGTGGTCCGCTCCTCGACGAGCTCCGGGCCGGACTCCTCGATGCGGTGACCTCCGGTGCCGAGGACGCCCATGCGGCGTTCTCGGCGCTCGATCCGGAACTCCGACGACCTGTGGAGCTCTTCGGCCTCGTCCACCTCATGACCCAGCTGGGCACGTACGACGAGCAGGCACCACGCCGTCGCTACGAGACGGTCCGTCCGGACGGGACGACCACCGGGTTCGAACTCCCGGCCTTCCCACTGGGTGAGGCCGGTGTCGCAGCGCTGACGCGAGCCACGACGACCACGACGACTGTTCCGGCCGACCAGGCCGGGCGCGGAACGGAATGA
- a CDS encoding glycosyltransferase family 2 protein, whose product MRTSIVTLCSRPRLGHLERQLEAVRAFIPTSGDVVERLVVWIGDDAPPALEAELTVHLPPGPDGLRLAAGRNLGAALAVERGADLIVFLDADCVPGPALLDRYREASARHPGAILCGPVTYLQPGVDVADHHALAAATAPHAARPNPEDGAERVASEDEYPLFWSLSFATTASTWSRTGGFDEGYEGYGGEDTDFAFALSAAGTPLVWVGGAHAYHQHHETQRPPWQHFDDILRNGARFADRWGTWPMTGWLEAFAQAGAVRRVGEDWVRVQPTATTSAMATGSGA is encoded by the coding sequence ATGAGGACGTCGATCGTGACCCTGTGCTCGCGCCCACGACTCGGGCACCTCGAACGGCAGCTCGAGGCCGTCAGGGCGTTCATACCGACGTCGGGTGACGTGGTGGAGCGACTCGTCGTGTGGATCGGCGACGACGCACCACCGGCTCTCGAGGCGGAGCTGACGGTCCACCTCCCACCGGGGCCCGACGGGCTCCGTCTCGCGGCAGGTCGGAACCTCGGTGCCGCGCTGGCCGTCGAGCGCGGTGCCGACCTCATCGTGTTCCTCGACGCGGACTGCGTCCCCGGGCCCGCACTGCTCGACCGGTACCGCGAAGCGTCAGCTCGCCATCCGGGGGCCATCCTCTGCGGACCGGTGACCTATCTGCAGCCCGGCGTGGACGTCGCCGACCACCACGCGTTGGCGGCGGCGACGGCTCCACATGCCGCGAGACCGAACCCGGAGGACGGCGCGGAGCGTGTCGCCTCCGAGGACGAGTACCCGCTGTTCTGGTCCTTGTCGTTCGCGACGACTGCGTCGACGTGGTCCCGGACCGGAGGGTTCGACGAGGGCTACGAAGGCTACGGCGGTGAGGACACAGACTTCGCGTTCGCCCTGAGCGCGGCGGGGACACCACTCGTGTGGGTCGGAGGCGCGCACGCCTACCACCAACACCACGAGACGCAGCGCCCGCCCTGGCAGCACTTCGACGACATCCTCCGGAACGGCGCGCGGTTCGCCGACCGGTGGGGAACCTGGCCGATGACCGGTTGGCTGGAGGCGTTCGCTCAGGCCGGCGCCGTGCGGCGGGTGGGTGAGGACTGGGTCCGCGTTCAGCCGACCGCGACCACCAGCGCGATGGCGACGGGCTCCGGCGCATAA
- a CDS encoding glycosyltransferase yields the protein MTAGPRLRVVVIAPLRFPIRRPHAGGLESAVWSEVTALRARGHEVTFIGVRGSDFVERGSVFELPELRWPRWSSPDDERYPPGHMTRSVPALRRALEAIAARPGRYDVVSNHCLDALPVELAPELGVPMITTLHTPVDEAVAAAASLAGSDGSRFLAVSEFTKRTWAAAGVESEVLLNGIDPDAWRAGRGGEDLVWFGRVVAEKAPHLAVDVARRLGRRLVIAGRVGDPVYAERVLSPLLGRDVRHVGPLDPARLATLVGRSAAAVSTPAWAEPFGLVAPEALMTGTPVVSFAVGGVPEIAQASVGMQVVEPGDLAAMADRVDGLIRQSELDRGFRASIRASALARFSLDARVGRLEEHFAALLGDSPVLGSGRVDEFSS from the coding sequence GTGACGGCCGGTCCACGACTGCGCGTCGTCGTCATCGCCCCGCTGCGCTTCCCCATCCGTCGTCCACACGCCGGCGGGCTCGAATCCGCCGTGTGGTCGGAGGTCACCGCGCTCCGCGCACGAGGCCACGAGGTGACGTTCATCGGCGTCCGCGGGTCCGACTTCGTCGAGCGCGGCAGCGTCTTCGAACTACCGGAACTACGGTGGCCGCGCTGGTCCTCCCCCGACGACGAGCGGTATCCCCCGGGCCACATGACCCGATCCGTCCCGGCATTGCGCCGTGCGCTCGAGGCGATCGCCGCTCGGCCAGGGCGATACGACGTGGTCTCCAACCACTGCCTGGACGCGCTGCCGGTGGAACTGGCGCCCGAGCTGGGCGTCCCCATGATCACCACCCTGCACACACCGGTCGACGAGGCCGTAGCCGCTGCCGCGAGCCTGGCCGGTTCCGACGGCAGCCGGTTCCTGGCGGTGAGCGAGTTCACGAAGCGCACCTGGGCGGCGGCCGGTGTCGAATCCGAGGTGCTCCTGAACGGCATCGATCCGGATGCCTGGCGGGCCGGCCGAGGCGGCGAGGACCTCGTGTGGTTCGGACGGGTCGTCGCGGAGAAGGCCCCGCACCTCGCGGTCGACGTCGCCCGCCGACTCGGTCGCCGGCTCGTCATCGCCGGTCGCGTGGGTGATCCGGTGTACGCCGAGCGCGTGCTGTCGCCGCTGCTGGGACGCGACGTCCGACATGTCGGGCCGCTCGACCCGGCGCGACTCGCCACGCTCGTCGGACGGAGCGCGGCAGCGGTCTCGACGCCGGCGTGGGCCGAGCCGTTCGGTCTCGTCGCGCCGGAGGCGCTGATGACCGGGACACCGGTGGTCAGTTTCGCCGTCGGAGGTGTGCCCGAAATCGCCCAGGCCAGCGTCGGGATGCAGGTCGTCGAGCCAGGAGACCTGGCCGCCATGGCGGACCGCGTGGACGGGTTGATCCGGCAGTCGGAGCTGGACCGAGGGTTCCGCGCCTCGATCCGGGCATCCGCCCTCGCCCGGTTCTCGCTCGACGCCAGGGTGGGCCGGCTCGAGGAGCACTTCGCGGCGCTCCTCGGCGACTCGCCCGTGCTCGGTTCCGGTCGCGTGGACGAGTTCAGCTCGTGA
- a CDS encoding esterase/lipase family protein — protein MIRSALRTLGWWARDYAYALVWQLRAFVSRTDPHEFLSGDRSPIVVLPGVYETWRFLEPLIRRLHDDGHPVHVIDPLGRNDRAVPVAARLVADYLEANGLGDVVLLAHSKGGLVGKFVMSLGGGGARISGMLAVAAPFAGSRYARLMLLPSLRIFTPDDPTILALSREATVNPRIVSVYGRFDPHIPGGSRLEGAKNVELDTGGHFRILAHPRVFAEAQLLADGRDA, from the coding sequence GTGATCCGGTCCGCGCTGCGGACACTCGGCTGGTGGGCGCGCGACTACGCCTACGCGCTCGTCTGGCAGCTCCGGGCGTTCGTCAGCCGCACCGATCCGCATGAATTCCTGTCCGGCGACCGGTCGCCGATCGTGGTCCTCCCGGGCGTCTACGAGACCTGGCGGTTCCTCGAGCCGCTCATCCGCCGACTCCACGACGACGGGCACCCGGTGCACGTGATCGACCCGCTCGGGCGCAACGACCGCGCGGTCCCGGTGGCGGCACGACTCGTCGCCGACTACCTCGAGGCGAACGGGCTCGGCGACGTCGTCCTCCTCGCGCACAGCAAGGGCGGGCTCGTCGGCAAGTTCGTCATGTCGCTCGGCGGCGGCGGAGCCCGGATCTCGGGGATGCTCGCCGTCGCGGCGCCGTTCGCCGGATCGCGGTACGCGAGGCTCATGCTCCTCCCGAGCCTCCGCATCTTCACCCCCGACGACCCGACGATCCTCGCGCTCTCCCGCGAGGCGACCGTCAATCCGAGGATCGTCTCCGTCTACGGGCGCTTCGATCCGCACATCCCGGGCGGCAGCCGACTCGAGGGCGCCAAGAACGTGGAACTCGACACCGGCGGTCACTTCCGGATCCTCGCCCACCCGCGGGTGTTCGCGGAGGCACAACTGCTGGCGGATGGGCGAGACGCATGA